aaaatcaagtaaaaagatttttttttaaaaatcacttaaatTCAGAAATTGCATCTTGTATGAGAAAATatctaaagtaaaattttatttttaagtcacatCACCCACTCCTAGAATCTAGGTGTCCTTAGTAACCATAACGCCAATTATAACCAATCAAAAACAAGACTCTCAAAATCAGTGAAGCTCTGCTTGAAGAAACCCTGCAAGGTTAGTACTGAAATATTCTCGCAGGTTTCCTGAATCTCTTACCCTGTCGTAGCAGAGGAGAGTGCAGAAGTTCGGGGTTTTCTGCTGGTGGACGAGCTCGACGAAGCGGGCGCAGTACACGGCGTCGATGGAGGAGAAGATGCAGCGAGGGAACAGACACAGCTGCAGGAACTTCGTTATGGTCTCGTTCTTTGTGGATTCTGCCATGAAATGTTTAGAGTCGCATGAGATGGCAGAGCAAGATGAACACGAGACTTCGCGAAAACGTCCAGGATTTATGGCTAAATGATCATTTGTCTGCAGAGACTGAAGACTGAATGACGTGTGCTTGATGATACTTACTGGTTAACAACCAGCTGTCTTTTTCCAGCTTGAGACGGTGCAGAACTCTTTGGACATGCtccatttgtttcttttcttcctcctgtaACTTTTCTTGCAGGGCTGTGCAACgttccttctccttcttcttcttattcAAAGGCTTaagataaatgtaaacaaaaaaaaaaaaaaaactgtcagaatAGCTCTTTATCTTCTACTACTCTGATTTCTGTTTGTCGATTAAACCGGCACACATTCCAGTTAAACGAATACTTACTATCTCAGAGTTCTCCTCGATGGCCTTGATCTGGACCTTCAGCTTGTTTACCTCCCGCTCATACGCAGCATGCGGCACGGCCAAGTCATACATGGTGAGCGACCAGAAGGTGGCGTAGAACTGAGGCCGCAGGTCGTCCCAGACTCTGGCCGGATGGAGCGACATCACAGCCTCGTGCACCGGCGTCATCACCTGCTCGCACGCCGCCACGTACTTGGTGACCTTCTGCTGCTGCCGGTTGCCTTTTTCAGCCTTCTTCAGCTCCTCGTATTTTGACTGcggttttagaaaataaaatcatttgaatcGATTACCCAAGATTAGGTCTCGCAATAGGTGATAGAGCAAGTTTAATGGTCTGAGGAGCAAATGGGAATCCACTAACCAAGATCTGATGCGCATACATGGGGCGCGACAAGAAGAAAGCAGCATCATGCGGGGTGTGGAACTGGTTACAAAGGACGTCGATGGAGGGAACTCGCTTTATGTAATCCTCGGTGCTGAGATTGGAGGCTAAAAAGCCACCAAACTGCACCAGTGTGTCGtgacactgagaaaaaaaaaaaacaaacagaaaagtttcttCAGGGTGAATAGTTTTAAAGTTTGGAAACTCAAAGGTATTTAAAAATAGACTACTGAGAAGCTGCAAACCTGGTCATAAAGGTGCCCCACGAGTTTAAGATGCTTCTCTCCGCCCTCCAGGAAAACGACTCCATTTCGTTGCTGGGCCATCAGTAAACACAGCGGCAGCGCTAGTTCGTGGTCAAGCAGAGCATCCTTCAGGCGCTGAGAAGATTTCTTTGTGTTCCTGATCTGGCCGAAGTAGCCGCCCTGTGAACACGGTCATATTTATGAATGCAGACGTCACTgcggtacacacacacacacacacacacacacacacaccccataCACACAGATGACATTGTAGGCTTTTGTACCTCAGCTTTCAGCTGCTCTCCTCCTGTCATGGCCTCCAACTGTTCTGAAGTCATTTCGTCTGTGATCTCAATGCCAGCCATTTTCTGCACCACCTCCTTCAGAATCAGCAAGTCGaaactgcaacaacaaaaagccaCTTAAGAGAAACATGGACAGCAGCTAGAAAGTCTTCTAAACTGACAATTTAATGTCATTACAAGAATGCGCATTTCTTgttgtttaacaaaataaataatgcaagtCGAATTAATAAACAAGTGACCCTTAGCAATGCCTAGCATTAGCATACATCACAAACGTTAGAAAGCTTCTCATACGCTGTAAAGCTGCCATCACACACTTCAATACATCAATGACTGCATCATGGTAAAATGCTGAAAAAGGCAGCACATTGCTATATAGACACATTAggtttttctgacctttttcCTGCCTTCAGCTGGTTGGTAACATACTGCAGAAGGCCGGCCAATTCAATCGGGTATTTTCTGAACACGGCTCCACACAGACTTGCCAAACCTTGAGTAACAAAAACCACAGAGATGTGAATCTTATGCTCGATGTCAAAAACGGATCTCTGCACTTTCATGCAAATTCTTAGAGAGGAAACACCAACTCTGGAGCCACAAGGAGAGGGTAGTGTCGTCATGTTTCATCTTCTCCTTCTCGGGATTGGCCAGCGCTTCGATGATGCAAtctgaggtcagagttcagaggaacaacacagaaacactgctcttttttctttttttaaggcgtcaacagaaacatttacgAGCAGAAAGCGCAGGATACAGGCCAGGACGTCGTAGTTGAGAGACGTGAGGTATTTCAATGAGTCCACCACCGGAACAATGAGGTTGTCGTACCACTGGATCTGAGACAACATCTGACAGACAAGAAGACGGTGGAGGAGATTTAGTGGGCATGAACTGATAGCAGCTGctattttttaaagcagagctaaacaaaaaaatgctattttttaaaagtaaatgttcaCGGTTCGAGGATCTAAACTAAAAATCAAACCCTCAAGCTACTCCTAACGGCATGCAATTTATAACATCCCATAATTTCATACAATTTCAATTCCAGaggtgttaaaaacaaaaattttgtttatattttgactAATGAAAGCAAGATTTGCAGACAGGCACAAATTGGCAGATCTGGAGAACTGCcacaacataaacaacaacaacaagaacaacGATAACAACCCACATGAAGCAAGCATGCTgtgttaaatgataaaaacaactttatttgtgtGTCTTTTCAGAGTTTATCCAAACAATTCAGAGCTAAATAATTACAGCCGACTATACTAACGTAGTCGAAGAGGATGGTGGGGTTGCTGTGGCTCAGTTTGCCAATCTGTCGTCCAGACTGTTTTATGTTCTCTTTGGTCAAGCGCCTggggaagaggggaaaaaaaaacaacagcaacaaaaaaaccaagaaaTAAGGTGATTTCAGCAATAATATACAGTAAAAATGTGTGACACTTATGACAGGCAAAACACACTGAGAAAACAGACAAATCTCAGCCAATTAGGATGTATGTTCAGATGTGTTCAGATTTAAAGAACATTTGAGCAAACATTTAACATACGTTTCATTAAGCCTATTGTTAGAATTATTATGCTTTGTTATCTTTCTTACATTAGTAGTTTTATATTGCTAGCCgtttaatatttaaaggttTAGTGTTCTCACCCCAGAGAGGAGGGACTTGTTAAGCTGTGTGTAAGACATAACTAACCTTTCCTTGACCTCAAGCATGTTTTCACAGGTGCTTCTTTAGGGGAACTTCCTGAGATACTCCTTAGCTGCCTCTAATTGTCTGTGTGTagaatttagtttctgtttcccTCCCTTGTCGTCAGGGTAGCCCCCCCTTTTTGTTAAGATCACTCTCCCACTTCCCATTCGCTCCCTTTCCctgctaataaaaagaaaagttctgcAGCAGGACGGCAGAACGCAAGGAGATCGGTTTGTAGGAGCTGATCCTCTGTGCCTTCTCGATTGTTGCAAGAATTTGGTTGAAAACTAAGTAAcattgtctgtggttctttttatATAGGTTGAGGAAATACCCATCACCTATACAtcagtgtaatttttttgttgttgttgttgcaggtagaaaataataagaaaagtaatgacttaaaaacatcagtttgtgtatttatatgCTTCATTTAGTCAATCGAGtcattgaaataaatgaactttgatataatattctaattaatTGATCTTCGCCAGTCATTATGCAGCATTAACAAAATACATACTTAGTTAACCTCAAACGTCACTCCGGTTAAAGTTACCTATAAACCAAATAAACTTGAATCTCATATTATTGACGGCAACGCAtagaaactaaaactaaaatgataCAATTAGCTTAACGTTGCTGTTCTTCAGTTTCGATATAAATACGCAACATGAGCAATGAAGTACATCTCCacccaaaatgaagaaaagaaaaagaaataacacCAGAGTTAagagatttaaaatattacGATCGAGTTCCAGAAACGTTTACATTTTAGACAACAACAACTCCCACGTTGTTATTAGAGAATTactaactttatattttggatgggaaggaaaaaaaaaacaacaacaaaaaaaaaactgacagaaaagaaTCTTCTTACTTCATAATGTATCTGGCCCTTTCCACGGTCTGGGCTTTTACTTTGACCAGCAGCGGATGGCCGGAGTAGGTCTCATTCTTCCACTGCCCATAAAGCCGGTACCTTATTgtacaaacacaaagagaaacgACATTTACAGGAAGTTGGTATATAACAATGATAATAGAGCACAGACAGGAATCGCCAGAACAATCCACCAACTTCAAGATCTGTAaggatatctttttttttacattatttaaaagaagtaattaataatattaatatcagGTTGAATTCCTACTTTGTTGACTTGTGAGACTTTTTGATATTTGATCAAAAGTTTGTGCATTTTGGCTGCATTTCATCTGATACGCCCACAGTAGGCAATTatgaaatggaggaaaactccgtttttcattttattgccgTTAACAAAAAGCAATACGCTCTTGAATTCATTCCTTTTCTCTGGAACCCGtacaaagaaaatctaattttaagaTTCAACAAAAAGTTGcctttatatttcagaaaacGGATTATGAGAGGGGATTCAGATATGAAACAAGATGCTGAGCTTTAACATTTCACAGAGCTCTGTTCGATGTTTCAAGGTCTTTACCTGTGCTGGTAGGGAAAGAGCTTAAACAGGCCCCATAGCTCCTCGGACATGCAGGCGTTGCACTCCATTAGGGAGAGAGACGGCAGCAACACCTGATCCGCGATGCTCAGGAAGCAGCTCAACAATATCtcctgaaataaatacacattcaGTGTTAACAGGGTTTATGTACACTGAGCTTAGGTGGACAGTTCCATGAGGAGTTATCTGTCGGAGGGTTTTTAGTCCGTCACTAACCATCTTATCTTTCACTTCAGGTCTGCCGTCAGTTTGATACTGTGAGACAAAAACGGAGAAAATGGGTCAAAAGGACGCCATCACATAGGTGCGGTAATACACAAGGAAGCGGCTTTACCTCTTTCATGAAGGACTTGCCCAATCGTACTATCTTAGCAAAGAGGATGGGGTCGTGGGAGAGGTGAGGGCCCAGGTAGCAGAGCATGCTGAACGTGTCTTTCCGTAGATCCTCGAAGCTCTCGGTGGGCTGAGGAGCCCGCTTGTTCTTCAGCGGTTGCAACGCGCAGCCCTTGGCTCCTTTCGGAACGCCAGCTCTTTAACGAACACAGCATCGTGTCAGGTTTGTGTGCAGGGATTACTGGCGTCAAAGCTCTCAGATtcatgggtttttttgtctggCCGTTGAGGGAAAACACTGGACAATCTGTACGACATGATAATAGGTACCTTCTGTAAAGAGGCTCCACGGTCAGGTGTACAAGTTGGCAAAGCGCCAGCGCAATGGTCTTGTGAGAAGTAGCGTAAAAAGACGGCATCTGGTCCATGATACTCTGGGCGTGGTGCCAGTCTCCGATCCTGAGTAGAGCCTCCAAAAGACCGAGCTTCTGGTTGTCAGGTGGCTTTAGGAATTAGAAAGAGCGgtaattcaaataattaaaacaaattatagcTAAATAATGAGAACATTAGTGACGAAGCTTAGCACAGAAGGGGCCAACTGTTCCAGTTGATCGTTTCTTATGAAGATTTTGAGAACGAAGCAGGATGGAGTAGAACCTGACTGAGAGCGTCTCCCTAAAGCAGCCAATCAACATGAGTTATTCACCTTCTcgttcttttcttcttccttttctttctccttctccttgtCTTCACTTTTCTCCGAGGGAAGCACGACTGTCACCAGCTTGCGAGCGATCTGCTTGGCCTCTGAAATCTCCCGTTTGTGTTCTTCCACAATGGTGCCATCTACTGGCATAAGCTGGAATTggagaacaaagaaataattttaaagaggtgtatttaaaaacttaaaagcaAAAGCGTGCCTCTTCAACTATTGAAGGTCGTATTTGCTTAACACATCAGAAATGTCCAGTAAGGGACCAAAAACCCAGTGAAGAAATGTCAATATTTCAGAATGCGAGTTGCAGTTCTTCTCCTTACGTGAACATAGAGATCCTCCAGCTCTATCAGCTTGTGGTTCAGGAGAGCAGCAGCAATGTGGTAAAGTGATTTTGGAGTTTCCTCATTAGGTTCCTGGACAAAAATTATACAATAAGTCAGAACATTATTTatggaaaacatgcaaaacaatcCGTTTTTAAATCTAGTTGTTATATTTTATCCAAGCTGAATAGAATCTTTCAGGGTTCCTGctttaaaacacaggaaaaaaaaaaatcacaatatattttaatagattttgtTCACCTCTGTTATACTGATGACAATCAGAATCTATGCTacagtttttgagaaaattattacaaaagGCCCAAAGATGTAAATTCTTTTCACATAGCCATGGAGAAGACTGCAGAGTTGTCTTGCCAAAAGCAATGCACGCCCTCCACATGTAGAGTAAACGCCACAAACCGTTAGAGAGCAAGAGGCTTCCGCAGACTGATGCATCCAAACATGATGATGGAAAGTTCAGTGGCTGTATTGTAACCAGCTCTAGCTAAAGGATTAGTTGTAAGCTATAACCAAAACGaatagaaacatttgaaatgcatAACTTCTGTGTAATGACGCAATACAAATGGTGAACATTTTTGTAATGgaatcagtgaaataaaaaaaatttttcaatGATATTCAGCTTTCAAttaactaaaacataaattccAGGGTTACAACACCAAAACCCTGGACTTCCCGCTCACTCACCTGGTAGAACTTGAACTTAAAGCCCAGGATATGGCAGAGGGTGATTGGCTCACACATGTAGGACTTGATGAGGGACAGAAAGAACTCATCTTGTTCAGACCGGCTCTCATACACCTCCAAGATGATGTCCAAAACCCGATTAGGGTCCAAATTGAAGCAGCCTACGGTGAAAACAAAGAGATGGAAGAAGGAGACAATCAGAGATAGgggcaacactttatttgacgcgttgtgaataagactgtcatgacaccgtcataaacacgTCAtgacacctgtcatgaacacgtcataacacctgtcatgaacacgtcataacacctgtcataaacacgtcataacacctgtcataaacatgtcataacacctgtcataaacatgtcataacacctgtcatgaacatgagtaagtcttcatgaatatttatcactgttgtcataaagtgtcatttggtaaatcatgacatttttaatacaaagttgacattactcaaaattgttataaaagtatttctgaTTAAGCTTTAGCTTTCATAACATAAAGTTAcagaattttttaaagcttAATCAGCAACACTTTTAGAACAAATtcatgtcagatcatgatttcttgtttaacgtcaagttgtcataacgaagacattttgaatagtGAGATTGCTGACATTGCTTTGAACgacacattttgaaaactacCAACATTTGAAAACTTGTCGATTAATAGAGTTGTAATCGATGGCGAGTATAGGGGTGCGATCAATCATCATTGATAATCCGGCAATTAGTAGTTTACATTGAAATAATGTTAGAGGTAGTTCAACATTAGTACCTATGAGGGACTTTATGCTCTCCAGGACGAGGGTGCTGGTGATGTTTCCAGATAGGTCTTGGCCGAGTTCTGTGATCAGTTTGGCATAGCCCTCATTCTCCTCCCTTAGCAAGTTAAACTTCTGCTGTTTgtaactgaaaagaaagaaaagttggggggaaaaaaatcaagtaaagTACTGGACATGCATTATGCAAAACAAGAGGCAGACGGCTCTTACTTACAATAGCTTAGTCTTGATTTTGACAATCTTTTGATTAAACTGATGAGCTTGTTTTATCAATCCAAGAGATTCCAAGGTCTCTGGGTCGAGTCGTTCTTTCAGGATGGCCTCCGGTACAAAAGACTGGCATAATAAAACACAGGATAAAAGTCGGAAAGGTAAATACTAGATGACAAATACTGAAGTACCAACAATAGCAGTAAATAATGCCTCACATAAATAACCaattttttgtatatataaaaaaaaaaatcttttaatggagaaaaaaaacccaaaaaaccaGAAGAGCAGGaatgtttcagctgctgcgCTGAGAAAATTGACTTGTATTAACAACCCAGTTCATCTCAAAGCCAGCTATGAGAGAAGCTCTGAGACACGTGCACAAATATATAGTTTCAGTCACTAAAAAGAGCCAAACCAAAATCAAATGCTGGTAAAAAGCTCTTACCAAACAGGCTCCCACTAAATGAGTGTAATAGTCCCGCTTGTTCTTTTCTTCTAGTGCACCAGTTTCTAAATCTGATGTAAAAGAAAGTGGTGGCAAAGGAAGAGAGCATGATAAAGATATCcatctgttttattaacttGAATAAGTATTATTTCAAACTGCATAGTATACCTAATATACAGAACACATCTGCTAAAATTGATGGCAAATCATCTCTGagttcctgaaaaacaaaacaaaggcaaGTTAAGATGaatacaataaagaaatatgactCATTAAagcaaactgtattttattaaaaaacgtATTAAAAACTTTACTATAGCTTTggttaaaattacattttattgaagGGCAAAAGGAACATAAAATCATTCcgttcctgattttttttttttttaaaacctataATTCACAAAAATGCTGCAGCTGAACAGTAGCAAAAGactgttttgttatttctgctctgctttaT
This window of the Gambusia affinis linkage group LG15, SWU_Gaff_1.0, whole genome shotgun sequence genome carries:
- the thoc2 gene encoding THO complex subunit 2 isoform X12, producing MATLILPGEWIKNWEKSGKHEFVQLCKELTEKTDHGNETKDIQAALYEVCSQVVQGNLKIDLVSAVLGEMMELRDDLPSILADVFCILDLETGALEEKNKRDYYTHLVGACLSFVPEAILKERLDPETLESLGLIKQAHQFNQKIVKIKTKLFYKQQKFNLLREENEGYAKLITELGQDLSGNITSTLVLESIKSLIGCFNLDPNRVLDIILEVYESRSEQDEFFLSLIKSYMCEPITLCHILGFKFKFYQEPNEETPKSLYHIAAALLNHKLIELEDLYVHLMPVDGTIVEEHKREISEAKQIARKLVTVVLPSEKSEDKEKEKEKEEEKNEKPPDNQKLGLLEALLRIGDWHHAQSIMDQMPSFYATSHKTIALALCQLVHLTVEPLYRRAGVPKGAKGCALQPLKNKRAPQPTESFEDLRKDTFSMLCYLGPHLSHDPILFAKIVRLGKSFMKEYQTDGRPEVKDKMEILLSCFLSIADQVLLPSLSLMECNACMSEELWGLFKLFPYQHRYRLYGQWKNETYSGHPLLVKVKAQTVERARYIMKRLTKENIKQSGRQIGKLSHSNPTILFDYMLSQIQWYDNLIVPVVDSLKYLTSLNYDVLAYCIIEALANPEKEKMKHDDTTLSLWLQSLASLCGAVFRKYPIELAGLLQYVTNQLKAGKSFDLLILKEVVQKMAGIEITDEMTSEQLEAMTGGEQLKAEGGYFGQIRNTKKSSQRLKDALLDHELALPLCLLMAQQRNGVVFLEGGEKHLKLVGHLYDQCHDTLVQFGGFLASNLSTEDYIKRVPSIDVLCNQFHTPHDAAFFLSRPMYAHQILSKYEELKKAEKGNRQQQKVTKYVAACEQVMTPVHEAVMSLHPARVWDDLRPQFYATFWSLTMYDLAVPHAAYEREVNKLKVQIKAIEENSEIPLNKKKKEKERCTALQEKLQEEEKKQMEHVQRVLHRLKLEKDSWLLTKSTKNETITKFLQLCLFPRCIFSSIDAVYCARFVELVHQQKTPNFCTLLCYDRVFSAIIYTVASCTENESHRYGRFLCCMLETVTRWHSNRAVYEKECVNYPGFLTIFRAAGFDGGNKADQLDYENFRHVVHKWHYMLTKASVHCLETGDYTHIRNILIVLTKILPCYPKVLNLGQALECRVHKICLEEKDKRPDLYALAMGYSGRLKSQKVHMVPENEFHHKDQPARSATPASQQNGPGSTGKPAANTSKTEEGGFEDGDRVKDKSQGTTKPVNKANSTTAKVTTSNGNGALNSTKAVKDDKEKSGKEKKEKKEKTPGSTPETKAENRREKQRDERAGKEERLLREGKEKTPKADREKVKLDEKSGKDDKAKAGNGEPVEPARDAVKESKNKEKGDRNAATATLKSPNPRSDSAESERDHKRRKLDSHSSPSHSSSVKDSSNELKDPATKDHGVNDREASQESKRRKDENGTNSSKNSQSASPSCDSPLTPEKEKTKRSKSSSKEKAESVKAERTSSGGKKESRHEKSEKKEKRDSAGGKEEKKQSRLTSTDNVH
- the thoc2 gene encoding THO complex subunit 2 isoform X8 gives rise to the protein MATLILPGEWIKNWEKSGKHEFVQLCKELTEKTDHGNETKDIQAALYEVCSQVVQGNLKIDLVSAVLGEMMELRDDLPSILADVFCILDLETGALEEKNKRDYYTHLVGACLSFVPEAILKERLDPETLESLGLIKQAHQFNQKIVKIKTKLFYKQQKFNLLREENEGYAKLITELGQDLSGNITSTLVLESIKSLIGCFNLDPNRVLDIILEVYESRSEQDEFFLSLIKSYMCEPITLCHILGFKFKFYQEPNEETPKSLYHIAAALLNHKLIELEDLYVHLMPVDGTIVEEHKREISEAKQIARKLVTVVLPSEKSEDKEKEKEKEEEKNEKPPDNQKLGLLEALLRIGDWHHAQSIMDQMPSFYATSHKTIALALCQLVHLTVEPLYRRAGVPKGAKGCALQPLKNKRAPQPTESFEDLRKDTFSMLCYLGPHLSHDPILFAKIVRLGKSFMKEYQTDGRPEVKDKMEILLSCFLSIADQVLLPSLSLMECNACMSEELWGLFKLFPYQHRYRLYGQWKNETYSGHPLLVKVKAQTVERARYIMKRLTKENIKQSGRQIGKLSHSNPTILFDYMLSQIQWYDNLIVPVVDSLKYLTSLNYDVLAYCIIEALANPEKEKMKHDDTTLSLWLQSLASLCGAVFRKYPIELAGLLQYVTNQLKAGKSFDLLILKEVVQKMAGIEITDEMTSEQLEAMTGGEQLKAEGGYFGQIRNTKKSSQRLKDALLDHELALPLCLLMAQQRNGVVFLEGGEKHLKLVGHLYDQCHDTLVQFGGFLASNLSTEDYIKRVPSIDVLCNQFHTPHDAAFFLSRPMYAHQILSKYEELKKAEKGNRQQQKVTKYVAACEQVMTPVHEAVMSLHPARVWDDLRPQFYATFWSLTMYDLAVPHAAYEREVNKLKVQIKAIEENSEIPLNKKKKEKERCTALQEKLQEEEKKQMEHVQRVLHRLKLEKDSWLLTKSTKNETITKFLQLCLFPRCIFSSIDAVYCARFVELVHQQKTPNFCTLLCYDRVFSAIIYTVASCTENESHRYGRFLCCMLETVTRWHSNRAVYEKECVNYPGFLTIFRAAGFDGGNKADQLDYENFRHVVHKWHYMLTKASVHCLETGDYTHIRNILIVLTKILPCYPKVLNLGQALECRVHKICLEEKDKRPDLYALAMGYSGRLKSQKVHMVPENEFHHKDQPARSATPASQQNGPGSTGKPAANTSKTEEGGFEDGDRVKDKSQGTTKPVNKANSTTAKVTTSNGNGALNSTKAVKDDKEKSGKEKKEKKEKTPGSTPETKAENRREKQRDERAGKEERLLREGKEKTPKADREKVKLDEKSGKDDKAKAGNGEPVEPARDAVKESKNKEKGDRNAATATLKSPNPRSDSAESERDHKRRKLDSHSSPSHSSSVKDSSNELKDPATKHINFNSVARSKSREREVEKKDTESVQGRSKEKKEEKERKERKRDHGVNDREASQESKRRKDENGTNSSKNSQSASPSCDSPLTPEKEKTKRSKSSSKEKAESVKAERTSSGGKKESRHEKSEKKEKRDSAGGKEEKKQSRLTSTDNVH
- the thoc2 gene encoding THO complex subunit 2 isoform X7, giving the protein MATLILPGEWIKNWEKSGKHEFVQLCKELTEKTDHGNETKDIQAALYEVCSQVVQGNLKIDLVSAVLGEMMELRDDLPSILADVFCILDLETGALEEKNKRDYYTHLVGACLSFVPEAILKERLDPETLESLGLIKQAHQFNQKIVKIKTKLFYKQQKFNLLREENEGYAKLITELGQDLSGNITSTLVLESIKSLIGCFNLDPNRVLDIILEVYESRSEQDEFFLSLIKSYMCEPITLCHILGFKFKFYQEPNEETPKSLYHIAAALLNHKLIELEDLYVHLMPVDGTIVEEHKREISEAKQIARKLVTVVLPSEKSEDKEKEKEKEEEKNEKPPDNQKLGLLEALLRIGDWHHAQSIMDQMPSFYATSHKTIALALCQLVHLTVEPLYRRAGVPKGAKGCALQPLKNKRAPQPTESFEDLRKDTFSMLCYLGPHLSHDPILFAKIVRLGKSFMKEYQTDGRPEVKDKMEILLSCFLSIADQVLLPSLSLMECNACMSEELWGLFKLFPYQHRYRLYGQWKNETYSGHPLLVKVKAQTVERARYIMKRLTKENIKQSGRQIGKLSHSNPTILFDYMLSQIQWYDNLIVPVVDSLKYLTSLNYDVLAYCIIEALANPEKEKMKHDDTTLSLWLQSLASLCGAVFRKYPIELAGLLQYVTNQLKAGKSFDLLILKEVVQKMAGIEITDEMTSEQLEAMTGGEQLKAEGGYFGQIRNTKKSSQRLKDALLDHELALPLCLLMAQQRNGVVFLEGGEKHLKLVGHLYDQCHDTLVQFGGFLASNLSTEDYIKRVPSIDVLCNQFHTPHDAAFFLSRPMYAHQILSKYEELKKAEKGNRQQQKVTKYVAACEQVMTPVHEAVMSLHPARVWDDLRPQFYATFWSLTMYDLAVPHAAYEREVNKLKVQIKAIEENSEIPLNKKKKEKERCTALQEKLQEEEKKQMEHVQRVLHRLKLEKDSWLLTKSTKNETITKFLQLCLFPRCIFSSIDAVYCARFVELVHQQKTPNFCTLLCYDRVFSAIIYTVASCTENESHRYGRFLCCMLETVTRWHSNRAVYEKECVNYPGFLTIFRAAGFDGGNKADQLDYENFRHVVHKWHYMLTKASVHCLETGDYTHIRNILIVLTKILPCYPKVLNLGQALECRVHKICLEEKDKRPDLYALAMGYSGRLKSQKVHMVPENEFHHKDQPARSATPASQQNGPGSTGKPAANTSKTEEGGFEDGDRVKDKSQGTTKPVNKANSTTAKVTTSNGNGALNSTKAVKDDKEKSGKEKKEKKEKTPGSTPETKAENRREKQRDERAGKEERLLREGKEKTPKADREKVKLDEKSGKDDKAKAGNGEPVEPARDAVKESKNKEKGDRNAATATLKSPNPRSDSAESERDHKRRKLDSHSSPSHSSSVKDSSNELKDPATKQHINFNSVARSKSREREVEKKDTESVQGRSKEKKEEKERKERKRDHGVNDREASQESKRRKDENGTNSSKNSQSASPSCDSPLTPEKEKTKRSKSSSKEKAESVKAERTSSGGKKESRHEKSEKKEKRDSAGGKEEKKQSRLTSTDNVH
- the thoc2 gene encoding THO complex subunit 2 isoform X11; amino-acid sequence: MATLILPGEWIKNWEKSGKHEFVQLCKELTEKTDHGNETKDIQAALYEVCSQVVQGNLKIDLVSAVLGEMMELRDDLPSILADVFCILDLETGALEEKNKRDYYTHLVGACLSFVPEAILKERLDPETLESLGLIKQAHQFNQKIVKIKTKLFYKQQKFNLLREENEGYAKLITELGQDLSGNITSTLVLESIKSLIGCFNLDPNRVLDIILEVYESRSEQDEFFLSLIKSYMCEPITLCHILGFKFKFYQEPNEETPKSLYHIAAALLNHKLIELEDLYVHLMPVDGTIVEEHKREISEAKQIARKLVTVVLPSEKSEDKEKEKEKEEEKNEKPPDNQKLGLLEALLRIGDWHHAQSIMDQMPSFYATSHKTIALALCQLVHLTVEPLYRRAGVPKGAKGCALQPLKNKRAPQPTESFEDLRKDTFSMLCYLGPHLSHDPILFAKIVRLGKSFMKEYQTDGRPEVKDKMEILLSCFLSIADQVLLPSLSLMECNACMSEELWGLFKLFPYQHRYRLYGQWKNETYSGHPLLVKVKAQTVERARYIMKRLTKENIKQSGRQIGKLSHSNPTILFDYMLSQIQWYDNLIVPVVDSLKYLTSLNYDVLAYCIIEALANPEKEKMKHDDTTLSLWLQSLASLCGAVFRKYPIELAGLLQYVTNQLKAGKSFDLLILKEVVQKMAGIEITDEMTSEQLEAMTGGEQLKAEGGYFGQIRNTKKSSQRLKDALLDHELALPLCLLMAQQRNGVVFLEGGEKHLKLVGHLYDQCHDTLVQFGGFLASNLSTEDYIKRVPSIDVLCNQFHTPHDAAFFLSRPMYAHQILSKYEELKKAEKGNRQQQKVTKYVAACEQVMTPVHEAVMSLHPARVWDDLRPQFYATFWSLTMYDLAVPHAAYEREVNKLKVQIKAIEENSEIPLNKKKKEKERCTALQEKLQEEEKKQMEHVQRVLHRLKLEKDSWLLTKSTKNETITKFLQLCLFPRCIFSSIDAVYCARFVELVHQQKTPNFCTLLCYDRVFSAIIYTVASCTENESHRYGRFLCCMLETVTRWHSNRAVYEKECVNYPGFLTIFRAAGFDGGNKADQLDYENFRHVVHKWHYMLTKASVHCLETGDYTHIRNILIVLTKILPCYPKVLNLGQALECRVHKICLEEKDKRPDLYALAMGYSGRLKSQKVHMVPENEFHHKDQPARSATPASQQNGPGSTGKPAANTSKTEEGGFEDGDRVKDKSQGTTKPVNKANSTTAKVTTSNGNGALNSTKAVKDDKEKSGKEKKEKKEKTPGSTPETKAENRREKQRDERAGKEERLLREGKEKTPKADREKVKLDEKSGKDDKAKAGNGEPVEPARDAVKESKNKEKGDRNAATATLKSPNPRSDSAESERDHKRRKLDSHSSPSHSSSVKLICHLHSSLQDSSNELKDPATKDHGVNDREASQESKRRKDENGTNSSKNSQSASPSCDSPLTPEKEKTKRSKSSSKEKAESVKAERTSSGGKKESRHEKSEKKEKRDSAGGKEEKKQSRLTSTDNVH